One Candidatus Binatia bacterium genomic region harbors:
- a CDS encoding class I SAM-dependent methyltransferase family protein — protein MPLLGSKGIVRFLARYSEGLRLVVDYGSKSGAVFEYACRNQPCGSGPFGRWVDKKFLRSRRWQGLRQRTETTKAIVAEIVALRRAAGRTTMILDLASGTAPYLRELAREYGGDDLIIAAHDRDPRQLVLGRELVAVENLQNFTFAVGDATDEASYLTRHDPDIILAVGVFQLLRDDEAVRTVMRLAFSYLSPGGCFVCTTLATPNARGVDSFGASPAIRSPETIATWLRDAGFTNIDQRFSQPQGFALIGWKPQES, from the coding sequence GTGCCCCTGCTTGGTTCTAAAGGCATCGTCCGTTTTCTTGCCCGCTATTCGGAAGGGTTGCGGCTGGTGGTGGACTACGGTTCGAAGTCGGGTGCGGTGTTCGAGTACGCCTGCCGTAATCAGCCGTGCGGCAGCGGACCGTTCGGACGTTGGGTCGATAAGAAGTTTTTGCGTTCACGCCGGTGGCAGGGCCTGCGACAGCGCACTGAGACGACGAAGGCCATCGTGGCGGAGATCGTCGCCCTGCGGCGGGCGGCGGGACGGACGACGATGATTCTCGACCTCGCTTCTGGCACCGCCCCCTATCTGCGTGAGCTGGCGCGCGAGTACGGCGGCGACGACCTGATCATCGCCGCGCACGACCGCGATCCGCGCCAACTCGTCCTCGGCAGAGAACTGGTGGCTGTCGAGAATCTCCAGAACTTTACGTTTGCGGTCGGTGATGCCACCGATGAGGCCAGCTATTTGACCAGGCATGATCCCGACATCATCCTTGCCGTCGGGGTGTTTCAGCTGCTTCGGGATGACGAGGCGGTGCGCACGGTGATGCGGCTTGCGTTCTCGTATCTCAGCCCCGGAGGGTGCTTTGTCTGCACCACGCTGGCGACGCCCAACGCCAGGGGGGTCGATTCGTTTGGTGCCAGCCCGGCGATCCGGTCACCAGAAACGATCGCGACGTGGTTGCGGGACGCCGGTTTTACCAACATCGATCAACGCTTCAGCCAGCCGCAGGGCTTCGCGCTGATCGGGTGGAAACCGCAGGAGTCGTGA